In the Bacillus sp. FJAT-42376 genome, GATAAAGAGCTGTTCTTTTTCAGCCGGGAGGAAATATTCTTTTTTTTCAAGGCTGTAAGAAAGAAGGGCAGTTGAAAAAGGAGAGAGGTTCTCCTGTTTCATGAGCTTTGTCTCTCCAGGTGAGCATACAGCTTTCATCCCTGTCAGGTGTTCAATCGTTTCACCCAGTCTTCTATCGGTGATGTGATAGGCCACTGCTGCTTCGGAAGGGAGGAAGAGAGACTCCTCATCTTCCTGAAGGGAAAACAGTGATTTCCCGTTTCGAAGCATGTTAAAGCAATTCCCCATTTCGGGGATCCTGCGCAAAAGCATTTCCATGGTATAGCGCTCTTTATCCAATTCTTTGAGCTTAAATAAAGTTTGGGCGGCATGGTGAAATAATCCGTTTTTTTGAAGACGCACTTCATCCTTCAGAAACAGGTAATCCTGCTTTTTCTTTTTACGGGTGGTGACGCCGTGGGCAAGGACGGAAGTGGTTTCCGGATAACCGGGGTCTTCCGTAAGAATGCTTGCTTTCACCAGCTGGGTAAGGCCGTAGAAGAAAAGGACTGGTTTTATGGCAAGAGGCGCTTCGCCGGCTTGTTTATAAAAGCTTTCAGCATGCAAGAGATAATACATAAAGGAGCAGGAGTTGCGGTAAGACATTTCGGATGCAAGAGATCCAAAGCGTTTTTTATAAATTTTTTCCAATACTTTTTGCGTGCTTTCGGTAGAATGCAGGTATATGTAGGGCTGCCACGTTTCAGAATGGGTCATTGTACGCTTCTCCTGTTTTCTTAATATTTAAACTCTTCTCTGTCTCCTTGACAGTATCTAGAACCTATTGATAATCTACTAATAATATTTTGCGGAATCGAGGGGATTGATAAAATGTGGAATGATAAGTTTGCTAAAGAAGGTTTGACGTTTGACGATGTTCTTTTG is a window encoding:
- a CDS encoding YaaC family protein: MTHSETWQPYIYLHSTESTQKVLEKIYKKRFGSLASEMSYRNSCSFMYYLLHAESFYKQAGEAPLAIKPVLFFYGLTQLVKASILTEDPGYPETTSVLAHGVTTRKKKKQDYLFLKDEVRLQKNGLFHHAAQTLFKLKELDKERYTMEMLLRRIPEMGNCFNMLRNGKSLFSLQEDEESLFLPSEAAVAYHITDRRLGETIEHLTGMKAVCSPGETKLMKQENLSPFSTALLSYSLEKKEYFLPAEKEQLFIMPELLTHYLLLYNLSMISRYETEWWYDLIQSRSSNDYIYISTFMEISSRKIPELIWMFLSERM